Genomic DNA from Paenibacillus sp. MBLB1832:
CGACACCTGTTTATCAAGCCGTTGTTTCGATAGGAAAGAGTGTCAATAGCACGAACGCAACAGTAGGAGATACGCTAACCTATTCACTTACGGTCAATAACCAAGGCAACATCACTGTGCAACCTACCGTTTTCGATGTCATCTCGCCATCCACCTCGTTTGTAGCAGGCAGCGTGATGATCAATGGGATTTCTAGCCCAAGCGCCGATCCTGCGTCAGGCATTAACATTGGCTCGATTGCGCCAGCCGGCTCAACGACTATTACGTTTCAAGTTATTTTGCAGACCTTGCCTTCTCCTCCTAGACTAACGAACATCGCTACCGTCAACTACACGTATCAGCCGCCAGATGGACGCACCCTATCAGGAAGCTCCGTTTCCAACACGACTGATATTCAAGCATCTGCTCCCAATGTGGCCGTCAGCAAGTCCGTCAATCTGACGTATGCAGCTGTTGGAGAGACACTGATTTATACGCTAGAGATCCTTAATAATAGTGTTGTCATGGTGAATAACGTCGTTGTGAATGATCCTCTTCCTAGCGGAGTTACGTTCCAAGCGGGCAGTGTAAGGGTTGATGGCATACCGAGAACGAACGCCGATCCGACTGCTGGATTCACGCTTGGCTCCATTAATCCTGGCGTAACCACCTTTGTCGTGTTTCGGGCAACCGTCACCTCTGTTCCCAGTCCTCCACAAGCTCAGAACACTGCCAGCATCAGCTTTACTTCCGGCGCATTCCATGGGGCTACCTTCTCTAATTCTATCATCACCAACATCCAACAACCCATTCTATCCTTGCTCAAAAGCGCCAACCTGTCGCTAGCCGTTCTTGGCGATATTGTCATCTACTCCATCGAGGTACGCAATACGGGAAGTATCGCAGGCAACGTCACCTTGTTTGACAATATTCCAGACGGATGCACCTTCATTGTCAATAGCTGTATCGTCGATAACGTCCCGCTGCCAGGCGTAAACCCCGTTAGCGGCATTCCGATCGGGACGATTGCTGTGAACAGCGCTAAGATCGTGACCTTCGAAGCGGAGATCGATTCGTTACCGAACCCGCAGCAGCTTGTGGATCAAGCGACGACAAGTTACTCCTTTACACTCACCGATGGCCGCACGCTCTCAGGTTCAGGAAGCTCCAACACGGTCATTATTCCCGTGTCCGCTCCTAACGTGACCGTCATGACGACCAGCAATGTCAGTACTGCCGTTCAGGGGGATACGGTCACTTATTCCATTGTTGTGACCAACCAAGGCGTCGCCAGCGTCAACAATGTCATTTTGACCAGCATTGCCGATCCCAGCACTTCTTTTATACCCGGAAGCGTGAAAGTGAACGGCGTCACATCGCCGAACACGAATCCGTCCACCGGTATTCCAATCGGTACGCTGGCTCCGAATGTGCCAGTGACCGTGACATTTGAGGTGATCATCACAATGCCAACATCACAAATCATTAACCAATCGAGTGTCAGTTTCACATCCGGAACGTTCTCTGGTTCCTCTTCCTCCAACAATGTTGTCACACCTGTCATTCAACCGAATATCTCCATGCTGAAATCAGCGAACACATCCAATGCCACCGTCGGCGATACCGTTGTGTATACAATCGTCGTCACGAATTCTGGGAATTTGCAAGCCGATGTGATCGTGACGGACACGATTCCGAATGGGACCTCTTTCGTTCAGAATAGTGCGCAAGTGAACGGTTCACAGCAACCCGGCGCGGATCCGATTACAGGTATTCATGCTGGCACCATTGACGCAGGCAGTTTCAAAACCGTTACATTTTCCGTCTTGATCGATACCTTACCAAGCCCGCAAGTTCTTAGCAATACAGCATCCGCTGCGTACACCTTCATGCCGCCTGACGGCAGGACCATCACACGAAGTGCGACTTCTAATACGGTAACGTTCCCAGTCTCAGCACCTAATGTAGCTGTCGTCAAAAGCACAACGTCAACCGCCCTAACCCTTGGGGATACGATTACGTATAGCACAACCATTACGAATAACGGTATTGCAGCCATTAACAACGTATCGTTCTCTGATCAGATTCCAAGTGGCGGCACCTTCGTGCCAGGCAGCGTTGTAATTATTGGAGCACCTACCCCCGTTGTTCCTCCCAATCCTGCGACAGGTGTTACCCTCGGTACGATTGGTGTCGGCGCATCGGTTACAGTTTTATTCAACGTACTTATCACTGCATTGCCAAGCCCAGCTCAGCTAAGCAACTTTGCATCCGTCAGCTTTACGTCAGGTGCTTTCTCAGCTACAACGAATTCGAACACGATCACAACACCAGTTTATCAACCAATCATCTCTATCCAAAAAGGCGCAAACAGTATCAATGCCACTGTCGGCGACACGATCGTATACTCCTTAAATGTCTTTAATACGGGGAATTACCCAACGGCGGTTACGATCTCAGATACGATTCCTGCCAATACGACATTCGTAACGAACAGCGTATTCGTTGGCAGCATGCCTATGCCAGGGGCAGACCCAGCGGCGGGATTCTCCATTGGAACGGTGGATCCAAGCCCTCTACCGCTTCAAATCACTTTCTCGGTCATCATTGATTCTCTGCCAAATCCACAAGTGTTAACCAACGTAGCAACGGCCGATTATTCATTTACACTGCCGGATTCACGTTCTTTCAACCGCAGCGTGCATTCCAATACCGTCACGATTCCCGTATCTTCACCTGATGTCAGCATTGTCAAAAGCACCACCGCAACTGATGCTGTCGTTAACGATATCCTGCCTTACAAATTCGTTATTACCAATAACGGCATTGCTCCAATCAATAATGTCGTCTTCTCCGATCCTCTGCCATCTGGAGAAGCCTTCATCCCTGGCAGTGTCGTGATTACTGGAGCACCAACGCCGCCTGTACCGCCGAACCCGGTAGCAGGCATCTCGCTAGGTACGCTTGCTGCGGGTGCAATCGTAACGATCACCTTTAATGTGAGAGTCATCGCTTTGCCAGATCCGGCTCAATTGAACAATTACGGATCGGTCAGCTTTACGTCTGGCGCTTTCTCTGCTGTTACTTTCTCGAATACAATTACGACGCCTGTCTACCAGCCGATTCTTGCGGCGGTGAAAAGCTCAAGCTCAACCAATGCAACCATTGGTGATTTGATTATTTACAAAATCAATGTAACAAATTCCGGCAATATCGCTGCTTCTGTCACACTGCTAGACACGGTTCCTAACGGCACCATGTTTCAACCGAACAGTGTCGTGATTAACGGTGTTACGCAACCTGGCGCAGATCCTTCTGTCGGCATTCCGTTCACTTCGCAGCCAGGTGCTACCGACATGATCACCTTCGGTGTACTCATCGTCTCCTTGCCAACACCACAGGTGTTAACGAACCAAGCGACAGCCAACTTTACTTTTACGCCTCCAGACGGTCGTGTCATTCCAGGCTCCACGTCTTCCAATATCGTGACAATTCCTGTCTCTGCGCCAAACGTGACCGTCGACAAATCTTCCATGGCCACAGATGCGGTTGTAGGCGATGTCATTACGTACGAGGCCGTTGTCACCAATTCAGGTATTGCAACTATCAACAATGTGCAATTCTTTGACCCGCTTCCTGCCTTCACTAGCTTCGTCAGCGGCACCGTGTATATCAATAACGTATTGGCACCAACTGCCAATCCAACTAATGGCATTTCTCTCGGCTCGATTCTGCCGAACAACTTCGTGTCCGTCAAGTTTGATGTGACCGTAAACGCCTTGCCGCCAACACAGCAGCTAACCAATCAATCCTCCGTCAACTTTACATCGGGCGCTTTCGCGGCGACTGCTTTCTCGAATAACGTCATTATTCCTGTATATCAGCCTATTCTCTCTGTGCTCAAAGGCGCGAACACAACGAATGCGACGGTTGGCGACACGATCATTTACTCCATCACGCTTCATAATTCAGGGAATCTGCCTGCAGAAGCTACTGTGTTCGATACGATTCCGACAGGCACAAACTTCATTCCGAACAGTGTACTAATTAATGGGGTTTCGCAGCCAGGTGTGGATCCATCGTCAGGTATAGACGCAGGTACTATTGCGCCAGGTGCCTCCGTTGATGTGAAAATTACATTGGAAGTCACCGTTGATGCACTGCCATCACCTCAGCTACTGTCCAACCAAGCGACGACCAACTACACGTACTCACCGCCAGATGGCCGTATTTTAAATGGCACCGCTCTTTCCAACGTGTTGATCATTCCCGTATCGGCTCCGAACGTAACCGTTGTGAAAAGTACCGACGCCGTCGATGCCATTGTAGGCGATACCATTTTGTACAAAGTCGTTGTCACGAATTCTGGCATAGAAGCCGTCAACAATGTCGTGCTGACAGATCCGATTCCAACGGGAACTGCATTTATTACAGGCAGTGTGAAAGTGGATGGCGTTTCGAAACCAACTCTAAATCCGAGCACAGGCATCCCGCTTAATTCAATTCCAGCTGGCGGCTCCGTTGAAGTGAAGTTCGAGGTGACCGTCGTATGACGGACGAATCCCATTCTACGAAACACCTGATTAATCAATCTATCGTCAGATTTAGCTCAGGCAGCAGTACCAGCCACTCGTTCTCCAACATCGTCGATACGCCATTGGTTGGCCCCATTATTACCATTCTGAAAACAGTAAATGCCTTACAGGCCGAGATCGGCCAGGTCATCACGTATACGGTGCTAGTCGCCAATAAGGGTAACTTGGATGCTCAAGTTACCCTCTATGACACCATGCCGGAAGGCACATCGTTTATTCCGAACAGCGTAATCGTTGATAGTATCCCTCTGCCGATGGCATCCCCAGAAAAAGGGATTCCACTTGGATTACTCAAAGTCTGTCAATCTCTTGATGTAACCTTTCAAGTCATCGTTGTGGAAGAACCCGCTTGCCAGCAGCTCAAAAATCAGGCAACCGCTGCCTATTACTTCCACACGCCAAGCGGTAGAGAAGTAACAGGCAGCTCGAAATCGAATACGGTTATTATACCTTTTAAAGAAACCAAGGTTTATTTAGTCAAACAAGCCAACACAACAGCAACATATGTTGGCGATACGATCACCTTCATTTCCACTATTAAAAATAAAGAAGGGTATGCGATCCATCATGCCATCTTCACGGATGTGATGCCTGAAGGAACTGCATTTGTCGCGGGTAGTGTGAAAATCGATCAAATCAGCCATCCCTATGCGAATCCAGTAGATGGCATCCATCTAGGAAACCTTCCTGCTCATTCGGACATTTGTATTCAGTTTCAAGCCTTCATCACCGCTGTTCCTCCTGAGGGGTGCATCGTTAATCGCTCCCATCTTACTTATGTAAAGGGTGATCATAAAGGAAAAATCGTATCGAACGCCGTCTCGCTAGACGTCTTCGATCCTTGCTTGACCGTAGTTGAATCGGTCCTGCAACATCGCGCTACACTGGGTGACACGTTAACGTATCTGATCCAAATCACTAATCATGGCAATATAGCCACAGATGTTTGGCTATCCCATTTCATTCCCGAAGGCACCTCCTATGTCGTCAACTCGCTTGTCATCAATGGCGTTCCCTTCGGCCAGCCCATTCTTCCGCCAAGTGTGCCGCTGGGCAACTTGCAGTCTCATCAGACATGGCATGTTACCTTTCAGGTCACCGTCAACTCGTTCGCCATCTCACCTGATCAGAAAGGGCTTACTAGCCAATCTACTATCCAGTTTACGTTCCGTCTGTCAGATGATCGCATCGTTTCGAATCGCATCCTGTCCAATACTGTACATGTCGAGCTCTTACGACCGATCATGGACATCCAGTTGTCGGCAGCATCTACTCACGCCGATCCTGGCACGGTCATTCATTACCACATGCAAGTAACCAATACTGGAAATCTTGCGGCAGACCATGTATCACTGCTCGACTGGATTTCCCCTCTGAATGTTTTACAGCCAGGCACATTGTTCGTAGGCGGCGTTCAGGTCCAGTATGTCGATGTGAATCAGCCTTTGCCGATTGGCCGTGTAGCCCCTGGCGCTACCGTTATCATCGTGTATCAAGCTATCATCCGACATCATCAGAATGCCAGACGCCTTACGCTTCGTGTTGCAGCGAAATATGACTTCCACGTCAATGAGCCTGTTCATTCAGGAACCGTACTTTCGAATGTTATTGTTATTCGGATTGAGCATCCCGATGAGTAGTCGTTAATGAAGCATAAAGAACCCAATGTGGAAATATTGGGTTCTTTGTTTTGTAAAACCTATTTGTAGCGACCGATACGACGATGAGGTGTTATCGAATGCCGCTGTCTTCTTTTACATACTTCCCAAGATACTCTTCTGTTCGTTCTTGATTAGTTTCAAAATTGGAATCAATCTTGTTAGAAATAAGTTCAATAAGTTTCCCCTTAGCATAAATACAGTGATGATCATAACTGCTAGAATCATTCAAAATCATCTCGATGGTTATAGGGATATTAGCCGCGATACCAATATTGTTAGGATCTATAATCCAGCTTATTGGTTTCCAATCTAGTAAACCTTCATCTGTTTTTATAGGTGTTTCATATATAAATTGATCATGTACTTCCGCAACATAAAGATACATCCCACCGAGATCTGATTCATCTACCTTCCAAGTAATCAGTCCTTTAAATTGTAGATCATATTCTTTCATGTTTGTTTCTTCGTAAATTTCACGAATCATTGAATCTCTTGGTGATTCATCCGATTCAATCTTTCCCCCTACGCCATTCCAGCAACCCATCCAAGGCTTAAAATTACGATTTAGTAATAATATTTCATTGTTACGTTTAATGAAACAAATGTTATATGAAATCACTTAGTTCAAATCCCCATTTTTAGATTTTATTCCTACTTATTTCATTCATCAGCATTTGCAGATCATTAATAGATTTCCATCAGGGTCTTTAAAATTAAACCAATGATTATGTTCAATTTGTGTAGTTATATCTACATTCTTTGACTTCATAAACGCATAAGCTTCTTCTATATTGTTTGTATTGAAATGAAAGGCCGGTGCTCTAAATACATTCTCCTCTGAATAAATCTTACTGTCCAAAACAATACTGGTTCCATTCATAGGTACGACATACAAATGTCCAAATAATATCTCTCCATCGACAGGTAACCCCAAAATATCACAATACCAATCACGTGCTTTCTCAATGTTGCTTACGGGGATGAATACAGTTCCGATTTGATTTAAAATAGGATTCATTTTGGTTACCTCCGGTGTGAAATATAACACATCTGACAAAACAAGGGGCAAATCGCTCCTCTTCCTACTCCATTAATACCATAATTCCCCTGAAATCTCCACGCAAAAAACCGAGGCAACTACGCCTCGGCCTTCCTATTATTGGCGATCATTAATCGCCTTGATCAATTCCAATGCAATTTTCGGCTTACGATCGTACGTTAGAAGTCCATTAATCTCTTGTTCAACATCCGTTAATTGCGTATAGCAATACCCTTGAACGACACCTGAGTTCAGGAGAGGGCGGATGACGGCGCGCAGCTTTTGCTCATAATCCTCATCACTGTCGGCCCCGGAATATCCCCAGCCTTCCCATTCACTCTTCTTGTAGGCAATGCCTCCGAATTCGGTCACTAGAATCGGTTGATTCTCATACGGGAAGCCTTCCACGAATAGACGGCGGTTGGCTGGCATCGCATGGACCGCTTTCTCTTTCGAGCTGTATCGCTCGCTCAGCACTTCTTCTCTCCACTCATAATCATGAATGGCGAACAGGTCCGTCTTCACGAGCTCCCAGCCATCGTTTGAAATAACAGGACGCATCGCATCGAGCGATTTGGTCAAATGATACATCGTCAACGCATGCTGCTGCTGCTTGCGGTCAATCTGGATGTTCGGCACGCCCCAGCTCTCATTCAGAGGAACCCATGCAATAATGGACGGATGATTATAATCCCGTTCCATCGAGGCAATCCATTCCTTCGTGAATCGTCCCACGTACGTATCCGAGAACTCGTAGGCATTCGCGGCTTCACTCCACACGACAAGGCCCAAAACATCGCACCAGTACAAGTATCTTGGATCTTCGAGCTTCTGATGCTTACGCGCACCATTAAAGCCCATGGCTTTCGTAAGCTCAATGTCCTGCTTGATCGCCTCGTCGCTCGGCGGCGTTAAATTGCCATCTGGGAAATAGCCTTGGTCCAGCACCATTTTCAAGAAATAAGGACGGTTGTTCAAGCACAATTTGCCATCCTCAATCGACACTTTGCGCATGCCGAAGTAGCTGCTAACTACATCTAAAGCCTGCTGATCGGCAAGTAACGTAAACGTAACATCGTAGAGATTAGGCTTCTCCGGCGACCACCAACCACCGAGCCCATGATCATTGAAATCGTCAATCCGTATTTTACGAGTGCCGGAACCGCCCCGAACACTATACGTATCCTCCGAAACGAACTCACCCTTAAAGGAAATCGATACTTTTAGCTGATAAGCCACGGAAGTTTGAGCTTCCAAACCGCCAAGTACATAGCTGATCTCGACCTGCTTGGCATCGATATCAGGAGTCATTTTAACCTTGCTCAAGTAAGCGTCTGCAGAAACAGCCTCCATCCATACCGTCTGCCAAATACCTGTTGTTCTCGTATAGAAAATGCTTGCAGAATCCGTCTTCCAGTACTGCTTACCCCTCGGCAAGGTAACGTCTTTGCCAAAGTCAACAGCCTTCACCACAAGGATGTTCGTACCCTCTTGCAAAGCATCCGTAATATCCGCATGGAATGGCGTATGTCCGCCTTCATGGGTCGCGACAAGAACACCATTTACCCACACAGATGCTTCATAGTCCACCGCGCCAAAATGCAGCAGTATACGCTTATTAGAAAAAGTTGGCGGAAGCACTAGC
This window encodes:
- a CDS encoding VOC family protein — translated: MNPILNQIGTVFIPVSNIEKARDWYCDILGLPVDGEILFGHLYVVPMNGTSIVLDSKIYSEENVFRAPAFHFNTNNIEEAYAFMKSKNVDITTQIEHNHWFNFKDPDGNLLMICKC
- a CDS encoding glycoside hydrolase family 2 protein, which translates into the protein MTNQPRAEYPRPQFMRDSWVNLNGEWEFEFDDASIGSKQKWHAGDRAFSKRIQVPFAFQSKLSGIGTNDFHDTVWYRRELVLPPTFSNKRILLHFGAVDYEASVWVNGVLVATHEGGHTPFHADITDALQEGTNILVVKAVDFGKDVTLPRGKQYWKTDSASIFYTRTTGIWQTVWMEAVSADAYLSKVKMTPDIDAKQVEISYVLGGLEAQTSVAYQLKVSISFKGEFVSEDTYSVRGGSGTRKIRIDDFNDHGLGGWWSPEKPNLYDVTFTLLADQQALDVVSSYFGMRKVSIEDGKLCLNNRPYFLKMVLDQGYFPDGNLTPPSDEAIKQDIELTKAMGFNGARKHQKLEDPRYLYWCDVLGLVVWSEAANAYEFSDTYVGRFTKEWIASMERDYNHPSIIAWVPLNESWGVPNIQIDRKQQQHALTMYHLTKSLDAMRPVISNDGWELVKTDLFAIHDYEWREEVLSERYSSKEKAVHAMPANRRLFVEGFPYENQPILVTEFGGIAYKKSEWEGWGYSGADSDEDYEQKLRAVIRPLLNSGVVQGYCYTQLTDVEQEINGLLTYDRKPKIALELIKAINDRQ
- a CDS encoding NUDIX hydrolase, with translation MISYNICFIKRNNEILLLNRNFKPWMGCWNGVGGKIESDESPRDSMIREIYEETNMKEYDLQFKGLITWKVDESDLGGMYLYVAEVHDQFIYETPIKTDEGLLDWKPISWIIDPNNIGIAANIPITIEMILNDSSSYDHHCIYAKGKLIELISNKIDSNFETNQERTEEYLGKYVKEDSGIR
- a CDS encoding DUF7507 domain-containing protein, which codes for MTTIALVVRATLNATGAITFTGNTLGLSRSNTEGQPGTQDSIGAFTTINNALKFGTYPSGTTNNYTLNSSSAILTLPAGSTILYAELIWGGSYINGTVNLSAFINNAVSFTTPTGTTTVTPDNATKNEFDLGSGAFGYVRTANVTSLIQQGMAGTYTVGNVVGTIVISGDPTANHAGWTLGVIYQNTSLPFRNMSLRAGAVLVQSTSPPVNTTITGFATPVTGALGGRALFSAQEGDANRTGDQALFGPTSGTLVALSGPNNFSTNFFASQINNDAGNLNTTGTFGSSNQINGTPGTNISGGRQGWDITNVDVSARLINNQSSAILQLTTSGDAYVLNANAIQVDINAPKINVTKSANFAGTVVGDTVIYTVTVSNTGTASAASIVLSDALPTGSAFVAGSVTVAGVSKPTYDITAGAPLGSLAFGSSITVTYKATVTSVPTPSQIANIAKAAFTFQSVAGGDVISGVIPSNTVTTPIYAPKIAITKSANTANGSVGSTVTYTLQVTNTGNIGANMTITDNIPTGTTFVVNSFKVGGVTVPGANPVSGVNIGTVAANGSSTVTFSVVVNSLPSPPQLVNKANSTYTFQPPDGRTINGTAESNTVTLPVRLPSVGAVKSTVVTDAVVGDTFTYRTVITNSGVESVTNVIMTDAVPAGAVFVAGSVFVGGISKPTSTPDGGIAVGTIPVGSSVTVTFQETVVALPNPAQLLNQASISYSSGTFTGTSISNTTSTPVYQAVVSIGKSVNSTNATVGDTLTYSLTVNNQGNITVQPTVFDVISPSTSFVAGSVMINGISSPSADPASGINIGSIAPAGSTTITFQVILQTLPSPPRLTNIATVNYTYQPPDGRTLSGSSVSNTTDIQASAPNVAVSKSVNLTYAAVGETLIYTLEILNNSVVMVNNVVVNDPLPSGVTFQAGSVRVDGIPRTNADPTAGFTLGSINPGVTTFVVFRATVTSVPSPPQAQNTASISFTSGAFHGATFSNSIITNIQQPILSLLKSANLSLAVLGDIVIYSIEVRNTGSIAGNVTLFDNIPDGCTFIVNSCIVDNVPLPGVNPVSGIPIGTIAVNSAKIVTFEAEIDSLPNPQQLVDQATTSYSFTLTDGRTLSGSGSSNTVIIPVSAPNVTVMTTSNVSTAVQGDTVTYSIVVTNQGVASVNNVILTSIADPSTSFIPGSVKVNGVTSPNTNPSTGIPIGTLAPNVPVTVTFEVIITMPTSQIINQSSVSFTSGTFSGSSSSNNVVTPVIQPNISMLKSANTSNATVGDTVVYTIVVTNSGNLQADVIVTDTIPNGTSFVQNSAQVNGSQQPGADPITGIHAGTIDAGSFKTVTFSVLIDTLPSPQVLSNTASAAYTFMPPDGRTITRSATSNTVTFPVSAPNVAVVKSTTSTALTLGDTITYSTTITNNGIAAINNVSFSDQIPSGGTFVPGSVVIIGAPTPVVPPNPATGVTLGTIGVGASVTVLFNVLITALPSPAQLSNFASVSFTSGAFSATTNSNTITTPVYQPIISIQKGANSINATVGDTIVYSLNVFNTGNYPTAVTISDTIPANTTFVTNSVFVGSMPMPGADPAAGFSIGTVDPSPLPLQITFSVIIDSLPNPQVLTNVATADYSFTLPDSRSFNRSVHSNTVTIPVSSPDVSIVKSTTATDAVVNDILPYKFVITNNGIAPINNVVFSDPLPSGEAFIPGSVVITGAPTPPVPPNPVAGISLGTLAAGAIVTITFNVRVIALPDPAQLNNYGSVSFTSGAFSAVTFSNTITTPVYQPILAAVKSSSSTNATIGDLIIYKINVTNSGNIAASVTLLDTVPNGTMFQPNSVVINGVTQPGADPSVGIPFTSQPGATDMITFGVLIVSLPTPQVLTNQATANFTFTPPDGRVIPGSTSSNIVTIPVSAPNVTVDKSSMATDAVVGDVITYEAVVTNSGIATINNVQFFDPLPAFTSFVSGTVYINNVLAPTANPTNGISLGSILPNNFVSVKFDVTVNALPPTQQLTNQSSVNFTSGAFAATAFSNNVIIPVYQPILSVLKGANTTNATVGDTIIYSITLHNSGNLPAEATVFDTIPTGTNFIPNSVLINGVSQPGVDPSSGIDAGTIAPGASVDVKITLEVTVDALPSPQLLSNQATTNYTYSPPDGRILNGTALSNVLIIPVSAPNVTVVKSTDAVDAIVGDTILYKVVVTNSGIEAVNNVVLTDPIPTGTAFITGSVKVDGVSKPTLNPSTGIPLNSIPAGGSVEVKFEVTVV
- a CDS encoding DUF11 domain-containing protein, with the protein product MTDESHSTKHLINQSIVRFSSGSSTSHSFSNIVDTPLVGPIITILKTVNALQAEIGQVITYTVLVANKGNLDAQVTLYDTMPEGTSFIPNSVIVDSIPLPMASPEKGIPLGLLKVCQSLDVTFQVIVVEEPACQQLKNQATAAYYFHTPSGREVTGSSKSNTVIIPFKETKVYLVKQANTTATYVGDTITFISTIKNKEGYAIHHAIFTDVMPEGTAFVAGSVKIDQISHPYANPVDGIHLGNLPAHSDICIQFQAFITAVPPEGCIVNRSHLTYVKGDHKGKIVSNAVSLDVFDPCLTVVESVLQHRATLGDTLTYLIQITNHGNIATDVWLSHFIPEGTSYVVNSLVINGVPFGQPILPPSVPLGNLQSHQTWHVTFQVTVNSFAISPDQKGLTSQSTIQFTFRLSDDRIVSNRILSNTVHVELLRPIMDIQLSAASTHADPGTVIHYHMQVTNTGNLAADHVSLLDWISPLNVLQPGTLFVGGVQVQYVDVNQPLPIGRVAPGATVIIVYQAIIRHHQNARRLTLRVAAKYDFHVNEPVHSGTVLSNVIVIRIEHPDE